The Humulus lupulus chromosome 4, drHumLupu1.1, whole genome shotgun sequence genome has a window encoding:
- the LOC133833014 gene encoding uncharacterized protein LOC133833014 has protein sequence MAKKMKPIPNGEGGVDNPDELDRQFDEITGAEGTGSQCFATVQNGMEDSSQLKASWTDATGEDDFQASAQKQWQSFTAKTLSFSEQKLEFTEPEYREGRKFSRIDIEEVKVQLANWTSAVICMVLGANPPMAVFEGFIKRIWGHLGIAQIARMTMGLTMVKFNDEATRDNVLENGIIHFDRKPVIIRPWTTDLSAVCLVRSVLLWIRLQDLGLQYWGSKCLSALVSTIGKPIMVDKYTRVRSRIQFARVLVEMEVTDNPPTSIEFINEHGQIMEQGVDYEWLPTKCKNCSSIGHAMTDCRKIKNAQWVMKEAKINKDETGQSSDGPKAVELEGTEINADTEVAVDQINSEGNKKQNDLGVSLPDKEGSTGFRDSDQSSQPWQTLKKVDAPSKEGQISVTKAKVTGQKNKSLNKFVVLQEDRLNGVGGLLETKLKGSNISRFVDLHFLNWDYYTSPEIEGRLLIVWRKSFVKHRFGVTFVYGMNSIEGRRSLWDGLRRPFLKDTAWIYLGDFNAPFTGKDRSGGKPISGLELADPNRWLVDAYLEPLKSVGSYFTWTNNLHGAARIHTKIDHVLINEKWVHEKLGVRIFRFCNYWIEHQDFHTQVLRSWNQPINATRIQAIYLKMLRLKHCLKAFNTDKIGDLKANFYKAKETFQAARLQAQSFPHVLDFQEVEKEEAEAYSVQEKLYQSFLIQRSKITWLRQGDLNTSFYYAFLKKRKADNGIISFLTEDGKVVDNFSDVVSHFMGYFREFLGSSSSASGSINDQIVKMGPQLSVSQKMKLLKPFSRKEIRESLFSIPITKSPGPDGFGSGFYKAVWNDIGDEVCGAITHCFESGTFPSELHEITLSLIPKVANPSRAIDYRSIACCSTLYKCMAKLICKRLGDILPDIIQPNQGAFVKGRSIAHNIMIFQDLIKNYGRATTSSRCAIKIDLRKAYDSVDWGFIENLLKALKFPMKFIGWIMACVRNTSYFLLMNGRIQGKFKGGKGLRQGDPMSPLLFVIIMEYLTRSLQQAAQNSPFRYHPMCKGLKLINLCFADDLLLFCKGSLAAIRVVKEVLDSFATATGLTINSDKSLVFFGGVSITDRTIIAHELNLTEGLFPLTYLGVPMRPTKWRHEDCEIILQKFCLKIQNWASRHLSFAGKIQLINSVLLGLRNYWMYIFILPQSIVKEIERICRGFLWGSAGQRSKLHVPSWQKVCLPKAYGGLGFRDGAKWNRAVLAKYVWALSVKPDLLWVKWIHSIYLKGVNFWNYVLIADCSWYWRKLCHLRNHFRAADITSAGVQGRFKSVKLYNSLLVQQKYEFYRTIWSRIVLPNHRFMLWQIVNSHLLTRDNLSRMQVQLTSEFCPVCDRFKENHSHLFFDCSFSSQLVKYIFDWLGFDAWPLDYQSWLVWLARTRKGVTAEIVNLVCAAVTYSIWKNRNTCFYEGYSSSILKLTQDIKFTTKYRLNIPSKRLAPVKDQLYIRHIQCRVFDSHLSDQLYCAFVQ, from the exons ATGGCGAAGAAGATGAAGCCAATAC CGAATGGTGAAGGAGGTGTGGATAATCCTGATGAGTTGGATCGTCAATTTGATGAGATTACTGGGGCAGAGGGTACGGGATCTCAATGTTTTGCGACTGTACAGAATGGAATGGAAGACTCGAGTCAGTTGAAGGCCTCGTGGACAGATGCGACAGGTGAGGATGACTTCCAAGCCTCAGCTCAGAAACAATGGCAATCGTTCACAGCAAAAACCCTATCCTTCTCAGAGCAGAAACTTGAATTTACAGAACCAGAGTACAGGGAGGGTCGGAAATTTTCTAGGATTGATATTGAGGAGGTCAAGGTTCAATTGGCAAACTGGACTTCGGCTGTCATTTGTATGGTGTTGGGTGCAAATCCACCTATGGCAGTTTTTGAAGGGTTCATAAAAAGGATTTGGGGTCATCTTGGGATAGCACAGATAGCAAGAATGACTATGGGGTTAACAATGGTTAAGTTCAATGATGAAGCAACAAGAGACAATGTTCTAGAGAATGGTATTATCCATTTTGACCGTAAACCTGTAATTATTCGTCCTTGGACAACAGATCTGAGTGCTGTTTGTCTAGTTCGCTCTGTTTTGCTTTGGATTCGTCTACAAGATTTGGGTCTTCAGTATTGGGGCAGTAAATGTCTCAGTGCCCTTGTTAGCACAATTGGCAAGCCAATAATGGTAGACAAATACACAAGAGTACGATCTCGTATTCAGTTCGCTCGGGTGCTAGTAGAGATGGAAGTTACGGATAACCCTCCTACTAGTATAGAGTTTATTAATGAACATGGTCAAATCATGGAGCAAGGTGTGGATTATGAATGGTTGCCAACTAAGTGTAAGAATTGTTCTAGTATTGGTCATGCAATGACAGATTGCAGGAAGATTAAGAATGCTCAGTGGGTGATGAAGGAAGCCAAGATTAATAAGGATGAAACAGGCCAGAGTTCTGATGGTCCCAAGGCTGTAGAACTGGAAGGTACTGAGATTAATGCAGATACTGAAGTGGCTGTAGATCAGATTAATTCAGAAGGAAACAAGAAGCAGAACGATCTGGGTGTTTCTTTACCAGATAAGGAGGGTTCAACTGGGTTTAGGGACAGTGATCAATCAAGCCAACCTTGGCAAACCCTGAAAAAGGTTGATGCTCCTTCAAAGGAGGGACAAATATCTGTTACAAAAGCCAAGGTCACTGGGCAGAAGAATAAGAGTTTGAACAAATTTGTTGTGCTCCAAGAGGACCGGTTGAATG GAGTAGGTGGTCTTTTAGAGACCAAGTTGAAGGGCAGCAATATTAGTAGATTTGTAGATCTTCATTTTCTGAATTGGGATTACTATACTAGTCCAGAAATTGAAGGGCGTCTTTTGATTGTTTGGAGGAAGTCTTTTGTGAAG CATAGATTCGGAGTCACTTTTGTCTATGGAATGAATTCTATAGAAGGAAGGAGAAGCCTTTGGGATGGGCTACGAAGGCCTTTTCTTAAGGACACAGCTTGGATTTATCTAGGGGACTTCAATGCCCCTTTCACAGGAAAGGATAGATCGGGTGGGAAGCCTATTTCTGGCTTGGAGTTGGCTGATCCTAATCGGTGGCTTGTAGATGCTTATCTAGAACCATTAAAAAGTGTTGGGTCTTACTTTACTTGGACCAATAACCTACACGGTGCAGCAAGAATCCATACAAAAATTGATCATGTTCTCATAAATGAGAAATGG GTTCATGAGAAGTTGGGAGTTAGGATATTTCGGTTCTGCAATTATTGGATAGAGCATCAAGATTTTCATACTCAGGTTCTTAGAAGTTGGAACCAGCCAATTAATGCAACAAGAATTCAGGCCATTTACCTTAAAATGCTGAGACTGAAACATTGTCTGAAAGCATTTAATACAGATAAAATTGGTGACCTGAAGGCTAACTTCTATAAAGCTAAAGAGACCTTCCAAGCAGCTCGTTTACAAGCTCAATCTTTCCCTCATGTGTTGGATTTTCAGGAAGTTGAAAAGGAAGAAGCTGAGGCTTATTCTGTCCAGGAAAAACTTTATCAGAGCTTCTTAATTCAGAGAAGTAAGATTACTTGGCTGAGACAGGGAGATCTAAATACTTCGTTTTATTATGCTTTTTTAAAGAAGCGTAAAGCAGATAATGGTATTATCTCTTTCCTTACTGAAGATGGCAAAGTGGTGGATAATTTCTCAGATGTGGTTTCTCATTTTATGGGGTATTTTAGAGAATTTTTGGGCAGCTCTAGTTCAGCTTCAGGGAGCATTAACGATCAGATAGTAAAGATGGGACCTCAACTATCAGTTTCGCAGAAAATGAAACTTCTTAAACCTTTTTCTAGGAAGGAGATTCGGGAGTCTCTCTTCAGTATTCCTATAACCAAGTCTCCGGGTCCGGATGGGTTTGGTTCTGGATTTTATAAAGCAGTTTGGAATGACATTGGGGATGAGGTGTGTGGAGCTATTACCCACTGTTTTGAATCTGGTACTTTCCCTTCTGAGCTCCATGAAATAACCTTATCTCTAATTCCTAAGGTTGCTAATCCTTCAAGGGCTATTGACTACAGATCTATAGCTTGTTGTTCAACTTTATATAAGTGTATGGCTAAGCTGATTTGTAAGAGATTGGGCGATATTCTCCCTGATATTATTCAGCCTAATCAGGGAGCTTTTGTCAAGGGGCGGTCTATTGCTCACAATATcatgatattccaagatctcattaAAAACTATGGGAGAGCAACTACCTCTTCGAGATGTGCCATCAAAATAGACCTCAGAAAGGCTTATGATTCGGTTGATTGGGGCTTTATTGAGAACCTGTTGAAAGCCTTGAAATTTCCCATGAAGTTTATTGGTTGGATCATGGCTTGTGTTAGGAATACATCTTACTTTCTCTTGATGAATGGAAGGATTCAGGGTAAATTTAAAGGAGGGAAAGGGCTGAGACAAGGAGACCCCATGTCACCTTTGTTATTTGTCATTATTATGGAATATTTGACTCGGAGTCTGCAACAAGCTGCTCAAAATTCACCATTTCGATATCATCCTATGTGTAAAGGCCTCAAACTCATAAATCTTTGTTTTGCAGATGATTTATTGCTATTTTGTAAAGGTTCTCTTGCTGCTATTAGAGTTGTAAAAGAGGTTCTGGATAGCTTTGCTACAGCCACAGGTCTTACTATTAATTCTGATAAATCACTGGTGTTTTTTGGTGGAGTCTCCATCACAGATAGAACTATCATTGCTCATGAGCTGAATTTGACAGAAGGTTTATTTCCCCTTACTTATCTTGGGGTCCCTATGAGGCCAACAAAATGGAGGCATGAAGACTGTGAGATTATTCTTCAGAAATTTTGCTTGAAAATTCAGAATTGGGCGAGTAGACACTTGTCTTTTGCTGGCAAAATTCAACTTATAAATTCAGTGTTGCTTGGGCTTCGAAACTATTGGATGTATATCTTTATCTTGCCTCAAAGCATTGTCAAGGAAATTGAGAGGATTTGTAGGGGCTTCCTGTGGGGTTCAGCTGGGCAGAGAAGTAAACTTCATGTTCCCTCTTGGCAGAAGGTATGTCTTCCTAAAGCTTATGGAGGTTTGGGATTCCGAGATGGAGCGAAGTGGAACCGGGCTGTGTTAGCTAAATATGTGTGGGCCTTATCTGTGAAACCTGATTTGCTTTGGGTTAAATGGATCCATTCCATTTATCTGAAAGGTGTTAACTTCTGGAATTATGTTTTAATAGCTGATTGTAGTTGGTACTGGCGAAAGCTTTGTCATCTCCGGAATCATTTCAGAGCTGCTGACATTACCTCTGCTGGTGTGCAAGGGAGATTTAAATCTGTTAAACTGTACAATAGTCTCTTAGTCCAGCAAAAGTATGAGTTCTACAGAACTATTTGGAGCAGGATCGTACTTCCAAATCACAGATTTATGCTCTGGCAAATTGTAAACTCTCATCTGTTAACTAGGGATAACCTCAGTAGGATGCAAGTTCAGCTTACCTCTGAGTTTTGCCCTGTCTGTGACAGATTTAAGGAAAACCACTCTCATCTTTTCTTTGATTGTAGCTTCTCTTCTCAGCTAGTTAAATACATATTTGATTGGTTGGGGTTTGATGCTTGGCCTCTAGATTATCAAAGCTGGTTGGTGTGGTTGGCAAGGACCCGAAAAGGAGTAACAGCTGAGATTGTTAATCTTGTATGTGCTGCTGTCACCTATAGCATTTGGAAAAACAGGAATACATGTTTCTATGAAGGCTATTCTTCCTCTATTCTGAAGCTCACCCAGGATATTAAGTTTACTACTAAATATAGGCTAAATATACCGTCCAAAAGACTTGCTCCAGTAAAAGATCAACTGTACATTCGGCACATTCAAT GTAGAGTCTTTGACTCTCATTTGTCTGATCAGTTGTATTGTGCTTTTGTTCAATGA